DNA sequence from the Scylla paramamosain isolate STU-SP2022 chromosome 4, ASM3559412v1, whole genome shotgun sequence genome:
ttcaatctacaAATATACAAAGTACAAGACCTTTGATGCTCTTATGAAATAGTTCTTTCTCACTGAACACATTttggacttagaaaaacatgCTGATTTCCATCTTGATATGTCCCAAAAACAGCATAGACACCTGCCCCAATACTGACAGGATTACTTTGTACTGTTATATCATGTAAGAAAACTATGCAGTTCTCCTCAACAGCATTGATACTAAAGTGAACTTGCAATGTCTAGAAGATTAAGAGTATTatacatgaagaaagaaaaaaattaaggtgatGGGTCTCACGCCAGTAAACCTGACCAGGGACAAGCACACttactggtgatggtgctgaTCTGAACAGACCTGTCTCTGGAAAAAACACTTACTTCAGAACTACAAGCAATTAAGCTTTACCATAAAGCAAACACAAAAGTGGGAGTATATTTTTCATAGGACTTGAGGTGTGTTATTTACAAAGGCATAGTTTGGCAGTAACAATCCAGCAGAGCTGTGATTCTTAGAGATTGTTCTCTATCTTGAGTTAAGTACTGAAtagcaataacaagaaaatctCAGGAATAGCAGTAAGTAAAATCAGATGCAAGAAATGAAGTGATGCAGCTCCTCCACCCTGGTCCCAAAGGCTCCCAAAAGCTGGCCATCACTCAGCAGGCTTGGACTGCCACTTGCCCTTGATAGGGTTATCTGGAGTGAACACATCATAGGTTCCCTTCTCTCTGAATGCCTGTTTGTAGTGAGTCATACAGTACAGCTCCCCACCACCCACTGAGAATCTCccaacactggaaaaaaataagtaaaagattaTCACATGCTGCCTGATCCTCATAAAGTCATTGTTTACATGTTGGTGGAAAATCTAATCATAATTTATATGTATGCTGAGCAATTATGTGTATATTTTCTACTGAGCATGTACCAATTtctaaaacaatgaaatatgGCTGTCTACAATATCTAGATAACATTATTTCAATACTACATCACAAAAGAGTAAAGTACTAAATCTTCAAAGCTAGCAGAAAACAAAGACCAACCAACTAAGTAACTTGCATGGTGGCCAGCAGCCAATGAGCTAGTTTACCTGCAACTTTCCCATGAGTActgaaggatgaaaatgaaagttACATGGCGAATGGAAGCTgaatgaaatacagaaaaaaaaaaataataataattaattaattaattaattaaaaaaataaataaaaaatagatgtCATAATGGTTACAGATTATCACTCATTTTGAGGCTGAATCCAGTCAGTAACTAAGCATAATGGAAACATAATCCAGTGTGATCAACAAAGAGAGACTGCTCACCTGAGAGGAGAGTTGCACTTGCAGCATCTGAAACAAGTCTTGTGCATCAGCCGGCCTGCCACCTCCAGCCTCTCCATGGCATACACTGTCTTTTGGCACTGGTTGCATTTCTCAGCAGTGCCACCCTGCAGTGCAAATGAGTGTACAATTACACAATTTGTACAATGAATGTACAAATGGCTACCCATTAATGATCTAATTATGTTTACTAATGCATGCCTACATTGATGTTACCTCATTATCAAAATCTTCaccatccttcttttttgtatttgtaaTAGGGAATTTTTTACATCTAAATCTAAACCATAACATTTTATGGCATACTGGACATAAAGGCAATTTTTCTACAACTCGGATCACGTTACTTCAATAGTAACTGATACATTCCATCTTATCTTCCAAAACAAGGATACATCTAATAACTTGTTTCTTATCCAGAACCTAACATTTCACTGCATGATTAGACATCAACACCACATCACTTCTTACAGTCGAACTTATTCTAACTCACTTCTATCCAATGCAAGTcattgtatttacctagttgtattgtacagggtacaaaccaaagctcattttgttcggtctccataaccatatttatccagtttctctttaacaTGTGTACACTTTTTGCCataaccacctcttccttcaaatcattccagatttcaatatttctatacaggaagctgtatttcttgatgtcactcgaacatccactcttctttattttcttcccatgccccctcatccatctctctcccttctccacctgtggtaccaagtcatttttgtctattctttctatattgtttactaatttgtacattgttatcaggtctcctctttctctcctctcttgtagtgttggtaatctaatctcttcaagtctttcttcatagcttaagtctttcaattctggtaccatctttgtcgctatcctctgtattctttccagtttccatatatctttttttctgtggagCCTAAACTACTGctgtattccaatttaggacaTAAGcttgttatgattttcttcatcgtttctttatctaaatagttaaacgccaccctaatgtttgttaacaagctgtatgtagagccaaatattgtTTATGTGCCATTCAGctgtgtcctgaatcattactcccaaatctttttttttttttcaatacttttcatcattatttctcttcccattttgtatTTCCAAGGTTTACTTTTTCACATTTCCAACACATGgtattttctggcattaaattctagtttccatctttggctccatacatgtattgtgtgtgtgtgtgtgtgtgtgtgtgtgtgtgtgtgtgtgtgtgtgtgtgtgtgtgtgtgtgtgtgtgtgtgtgtgtgtgtgtgtgtgtgtgtgcaagtaaatattcttctcctaaatgtcACCTTCCTAACCTGCTCACCGTGAGAGAAAGTAATTATCATGTAAACATGATTATGATAATGCATAGGGAAAATAGTGGTAAAACTAACCTATTATTTTCAAATCTTTCTATCAATAGTTAGTAAAGATcaagaaaattaatgataataaaataaataaatgaataaaaaaaaatcatgatatttttttaatgctatatcgaaaataagaaatatgtcATTCAGAAAGCCTGTTGTTAAAATAAGCAGTAGCCCCAGCATCTCAATATTATCATTGTCCTAAACCTGTTTCCCATACTCAGTGAGGTGGGCAAGTGACAGATAACCTCAGGCAGTGGATAACACCTTCAAGGCAAACAGCCAGGAGAAAGTAGGATGAATGTGACCACAATAAGCCACTCAGTGATAAAGGTTTATGCCAAGGCTAGTAAGCAAATATTACTGTCTGTTTACataacagaaatataaaataactgCTACACAGCTTAAATCTAATTATTGTCTTGAAAGCCATTACCTTAAAACAGTTAGTACCTCCATCCACAATTCCAATCAGTATAACCAAATGGAATGGCTGGGAGCCTTTCTCTGTAACAACTCATAATAATATCTCCTATCTGAACATGAGATTTATGAGGAGTGTTAACAATTGTAAATCCTCTAGTCagtgaaatattaaagaaaacaaaatagtaCAGCTTCCTGAAATTGTCTTGTCATCTGGAAATGATGGATGAGAACAAAATGTGGGATAAAATATGCAAGAGTAAGCAAACTATCAGTGAACCAAAAAGACAACCACCTGTGAAATGGAAAGATGTGTTGTGATGGAGTATCTTAAAGAGTGCAGGTGGGAGACTGAGACAAGAAGATTATGCAGGGGCTATGGATGGGAATGGAGACCCTTCAGTAGGCATTTCCTTGAAGTAATCCaaagaaaaattgtaaaaatagataaatagaaagatagatggataaatggagagactgacagataaatagacagttagatagatagatagatagatacaaatatgaaaaatcagaaaaggggaagggaattTGGATGAGTAAATCATGAAAATCCTGTAGGTACTTACAAAACGGCTCTTGGCAGTGTCAGCCATGCCTGGATGGCAGTGTATGTGTTCAATTGGAGGACTGCTCTGCTCTTTCCCAAATGAGTCCCACTTGGACCTCAGCTCACTGATGGTGTGGTGACTATCGTCGTCGTGGTTATTGGTAAATTCTTCTTTCTGGAAGTCAACGCTTTCACCAGCTTCTTGctccttattcttgttgttttcttcttcttcttttgttagtTCTTCACCTTCAAAATGattgttctcttcttttgtgCTTGTACCATTAATATGGTTCTCCTTGTTATTggcctcttgctcttcttccagATGTTCACCAACACCATTCACTGGTTCATCAAGagattcttcctttcctgactCTTTTACTTCTTCACTATCAGGAATGCTTActtgctctcccttctcttcttcagctACACATTCAGTTTCATGTACTTCAACTGACTCTTCAGCAACTTGCTCCTTGATTACAGGCTTGTCATCCACAGGGACTTCACAGCTTTCAGATAGTTCTTCTCCAGTTCCCTCGTCTTCAGACTCTACCTTTGGATCATCAGCCTCTTCCTTGGGCTGCTCCTCACACTGGTTTTGTGCCTCCCCAGCTTCAGTCTCCTTCTCCTGGTGTTGTGCCTTATCGTGCTCCTCAGTACCGTTTAAGTCACCTGCAAGTTGAAGGATGTTATTATTCtaagaatgaaaaattattataaagaaCAACACAAGTACAGCATATTAATTTTGTCATCTGAAGTAACTCCAATATATCACTTTCTAGGAATCTAATAATaaggagactctctctctctctctctctctctctctaactcatcCAT
Encoded proteins:
- the LOC135099837 gene encoding cilia- and flagella-associated protein 251-like, giving the protein MEEQDTGARGGDLNGTEEHDKAQHQEKETEAGEAQNQCEEQPKEEADDPKVESEDEGTGEELSESCEVPVDDKPVIKEQVAEESVEVHETECVAEEEKGEQVSIPDSEEVKESGKEESLDEPVNGVGEHLEEEQEANNKENHINGTSTKEENNHFEGEELTKEEEENNKNKEQEAGESVDFQKEEFTNNHDDDSHHTISELRSKWDSFGKEQSSPPIEHIHCHPGMADTAKSRFGGTAEKCNQCQKTVYAMERLEVAGRLMHKTCFRCCKCNSPLSVGRFSVGGGELYCMTHYKQAFREKGTYDVFTPDNPIKGKWQSKPAE